One genomic segment of Garra rufa chromosome 13, GarRuf1.0, whole genome shotgun sequence includes these proteins:
- the ptk2bb gene encoding protein tyrosine kinase 2 beta, b, producing the protein MASDASTLSWKVPTQDWDGGIKSPDLGPVGDGGLVKIIKVCFSSSNNLSKNFKLVKCDSSWQIKTIIQSILISGRLGPNVQNPGCFGLRLKHLKSEELHWLHPDLTVGEVEQRYESHHAEAEWRYDLRIRYIPVDFIKRLKEDRTLLLYFYQQVRCDYMQHHASKVSDGMALQLGCLEIRRFYKDMNAKGLEKKSNFDLLEKDVGLDLFFPRGLIDSMKPKPLRKLIQQTFQQYSLLKEDECMIKFFETYGEFYNFDEEIFPCELVQGWSLAVDLVIGPKGIRQRTKADSTAVCLAEFRQIRSIKYTTQNDGRTLLLIEIEGAKQPLSISVSSLAVAENMADLIDGYCRLLNHTDASLMAGPYKSKSPKGVHLRNSLPEIPSGKKTDSFRYSNSDIYCEIPDEKPPPPAKVGLSRKDIILKRMLGEGFFGEVHEGVYQKKNGEKISVAVKTCKECAPDVREKFVGEAVIMKNLDHPHIVRLIGVIEEDPVWIVMELCQHGELGKYLTNQRGLTNITLVLFSLQICKALVYLQGMNMVHRDIAVRNILVATPESVKLGDFGLSRYIEDEEYYKASVTRLPIKWMAPESINFRRFTAASDVWMFAVCVWEIMSRGKQPFHWLDNRDVINQLEQGNRLPKPEQCPPALYSLMTRCWSYDPRERPTFTELAFNISDVHQMEKELEVERERDKARNTRILEPKFNISEPPPKPSRVNTSRFGNTLGVGLHLQLNEALCASSPDLASPCDYQSPVDSTNILTLTTSPPRRLSLGEGEFSFGPTSREDAQRLWQVEKERMQDTMKLQKEQMEEDTKWLKKEEKLLDPMVHEATNIPETPEPPLSYAELRLPPSKPPRITVQPTPTAELDRSEDNVYQCVMEVVKVVVQLKNDINTLPSTDYISPVKTVGLSLRNLINSVDDILPTLHVSCRTEIEGTQKLLNKDLAELISKMRLAQQNAITSLKEECKKQMLTAAHTLAMDAKNLLDAVDQARVRSNLAKPKPEDADSLTD; encoded by the exons ATGGCGAGTGATGCAAGCACCCTTTCCTGGAAGGTACCCACCCAGGACTGGGATGGAGGCATCAAAAGCCCTGACCTGGGTCCTGTTGGAGATGGAGGCCTTGTAAAGATTATCAAAGTGTGCTTCAGCAGTAGCAACAACCTCAGCAAGAACTTCAAACTGGTCAAATGTGACAGCTCATGGCAGATCAAG ACTATCATCCAGTCTATTCTGATCAGTGGGCGCTTGGGCCCAAATGTACAAAACCCAGGATGCTTTGGGCTGAGGCTCAAACACCTCAAATCTGAGGAGCTCCATTGGCTTCATCCAGATCTGACCGTAGGAGAGGTTGAGCAACGCTATGAGAGCCATCACGCCGAGGCAGAGTGGAG atatgaTCTTAGGATTCGTTACATTCCAGTTGATTTCATAAAGAGGTTAAAAGAGGACAGGACCTTACTTTTGTATTTCTATCAACAG GTTCGTTGTGACTACATGCAGCATCATGCTAGTAAAGTTAGCGACGGCATGGCTCTTCAGCTGGGCTGTTTGGAGATCAG GAGGTTTTATAAAGACATGAATGCCAAAGGTCTAGAGAAAAAGTCCAACTTTGACTTGCTAGA aaaggatgttGGTCTGGACCTGTTCTTTCCTAGGGGCCTTATTGACAGTATGAAG CCTAAGCCACTCAGGAAGCTCATCCAGCAGACATTTCAGCAGTATTCATTACTAAAGGAGGATGAGTGTATGATCAAGTTCTTCGAGACATATGGAGAGTTCTACAACTTTGATGAGGAAATATTCCCTTGTGAGCTAGTG CAAGGTTGGAGTTTAGCAGTGGATTTAGTCATTGGTCCCAAAGGCATTCGGCAACGTACCAAAGCAGACTCCACC GCTGTTTGTCTTGCTGAATTTAGACAGATCCGAAGTATCAAGTACACCACACAGAATGATGGCAGAACATTGTTACTAATCGAAATAGAGGGTGCCAAACAG CCTCTTTCCATCAGTGTGTCGTCTCTGGCTGTTGCAGAGAACATGGCTGATCTGATCGATGGCTACTGTCGGTTGCTTAACCACACAGACGCATCTTTGATGGCTGGTCCATATAAAAGTAAATCTCCCAAAG GTGTGCATTTGCGCAACTCTCTTCCTGAAATTCCCTCCGG GAAGAAGACAGACAGCTTTAGATACAGCA ACTCTGATATATACTGTGAAATCCCAGATGAAAAGCCGCCACCACCTG CAAAGGTGGGACTGTCCAGGAAAGATATTATCCTGAAACGTATGCTGGGTGAAGGCTTCTTTGGGGAGGTTCATGAAGGAGTTTACCAGAAAAAG aatggGGAGAAGATCAGTGTTGCGGTGAAGACCTGTAAAGAATGTGCACCTGATGTCAGAGAGAAGTTTGTGGGTGAAGCAG TTATCATGAAGAACCTGGACCATCCACACATAGTGCGACTGATAGGAGTAATTGAAGAAGACCCGGTATGGATCGTCATGGAGCTGTGTCAGCACGGAGAG CTGGGAAAGTACTTGACAAATCAGCGGGGTTTGACCAATATCACTCTGGTTCTGTTCAGCCTACAGATCTGCAAAGCGCTTGTTTACCTACAGGGAATGAACATGGTCCACCG AGACATAGCTGTACGAAACATCCTTGTTGCCACACCTGAGTCGGTGAAGCTGGGTGACTTCGGCCTTTCCAGATACATAGAGGATGAAGAATATTACAAAG CATCTGTTACTCGTTTACCAATCAAATGGATGGCTCCTGAATCCATTAACTTCAGACGCTTCACAGCGGCTAGTGATGTGTGGATGTTTG CTGTGTGCGTGTGGGAGATTATGAGCCGAGGTAAACAGCCGTTCCACTGGCTGGACAACCGTGACGTGATTAACCAGCTGGAACAGGGCAACAGGCTGCCCAAACCTGAGCAGTGCCCTCCTGCCCTATACTCTCTCATGACCCGCTGCTGGAGCTATGACCCCCGTGAGAGACCCACCTTCACTGAACTAGCCTTCAACATCAG TGATGTCCACCAAATGGAGAAGGAGTTGGAagtggagagagaaagagacaaagCCCGTAACACCCGGATCCTGGAGCCCAAGTTTAACATTAGTGAACCTCCACCAAAG ccttccagagtcaaTACCAGCCGCTTCGGAAATACCCTTGGTGTCGGCCTACATCTTCAG CTTAATGAGGCTTTATGTGCCAGTTCGCCTGACCTGGCCAGCCCATGTGATTACCAGTCACCTGTGGACTCAACTAACATCCTCACCTTAACCACATCCCCGCCCCGCCGCCTCAGTCTTGGG GAGGGTGAGTTTAGCTTCGGGCCGACCAGTAGGGAAGATGCTCAGCGACTATGGCAGGTAGAAAAGGAGCGCATGCAGGATACTATGAAGTTGCAGAAAGAGCAGATGGAGGAGGACACAAAATGGTTAAAGAAGGAGGAGAAGCTTCTG GACCCAATGGTTCATGAAGCAACAAATATTCCTGAG ACACCTGAACCACCACTTAGTTATG CTGAACTCCGTCTGCCTCCTTCAAAACCACCAAGAATTACAGTGCAG CCTACACCTACAGCTGAGCTGGACCGTTCAGAGGACAATGTGTACCAGTGTGTCATGGAAGTGGTGAAAGTGGTGGTGCAGCTGAAAAACGACATCAACACACTGCCGTCTACTGATTACATCTCTCCAGTCAAG ACTGTCGGACTCTCGTTAAGAAACCTGATCAACAGCGTGGATGATATACTACCAACTCTGCATGTTTCCTGTCGAACAGAG ATCGAAGGCACTCAGAAGTTGTTGAATAAGGACTTGGCTGAGCTCATCAGTAAGATGCGCCTGGCCCAGCAGAACGCCATTACTTCTCTGAAGGAAGAGTGCAAGAAACAGATGCTGACAGCAGCCCACACTTTGGCCATGGATGCCAAGAACCTGTTAGATGCTGTAGACCAGGCCAGAGTGCGCTCCAACTTGGCCAAACCCAAACCTGAGGATGCAGACTCACTGACAGACTAG